A segment of the Corylus avellana chromosome ca2, CavTom2PMs-1.0 genome:
TGAGTATGAAGAACTAGATCTTGATCTAAAATAAAACCACCAAACACAGAGACTACAAAAAAGACATTGATCACTGCTACTAGGggaggaagagggagagggtTCCCtcctctgtgtgtgtgtgtgttaaatgTTTTCAACTTCTCGTAGTTCTAGTCTTctagataaatattatttactaaaaatcatatgaaagaaataaggattaatttcttttttgttgttttaaaaaatagggttaaatgcaattttaataCTTGTGGTTAAggccaaaatcaaatagcccCTTGATTTATCGTAGAGATTGATTAAAAATTTGAACAGCATCTGGAGAGAagtaacaaattaatatttttaataattacttATACCGGTTgtaacactttttaaaactgAGAAAGTTGTTTGATTATGACCTTAGGTCCTTAACAACAAGgattaaaattgcatttaatccttaaaaaaataatacacagATGGTACCTCAataatagttaaaaataaaaatagtatattCGTCTAAATTTCGttcaaaaattaatgaaaatccATGTCAACACCcctaaaaaatcaacaaatgtccatataactaattagaaatttttttttttaaaaaaacaattttaaattaaaatgattaaaaatattaaaaaattaaatttaaacagaaaaagaaaaattggaaagGCAAAATACATttcttgggggtggttcggccacccggTTTGGCTTCGGGTGGTTTCAACCACCCCAAGCGGGCCAATTTGAGGTGGCTATACCACCCACTCCAAAAGgccaattaaaaaagaaaaatagagttGACACTTGGGGATGGTTCAGCCACCACCAAACTGACTGGTCTAAGATAGCCAAAACCATTTTAGGTTTAATGAGCTGGCTCGGCCacccgagccacccccaacagcCTTGGCAAAACTACCTCCATTTTGCAAGTTGGGTGTGGATCCCCCCCAAATGAGGCCAccccttttctatttttttaaaaaaaatttaaaaaatatatttttttaatttctaattatatatatggacacatgtcaattttatagGGGTGTTGACGTAAATTATCGTCaattattgaatgaaatttaGACGGAAATAACCTCTCTATTTTTAACTATTACTTAGGTATCATTTGTGATATAAAACAAAATCGAAGGAATTAAAaatgctaaatcatttaaataGGTGAGGGACTTGGGGTTGGAGGACGTAGGTGAAGATGAGGAAGATGGAGTCTTCATAAAGAAGTTTTGGGTtgatagaaaaaggaaaaatctgAGAAACTGTTGACTCGTTGAgcgagacgagagagagagagagagagagaggggggggaaGATCTATTcgattaaaaaatatatatattttttcctttatttaaatGCAcgaaaaaatctttaaaaaaaaaaaaaaaaaaagagcagtTTAATTTCATTATTAAATATTAGGATAAATTCTTATTAACCCTTCAAAATTGCCATCATAACGAtaattttctttgaattattaattgtaACAATTTATCTTCAAAAGTTCTTCTTAATCCAAGTAAAATGTTACAATTATCCCTATAACATTCTAAATAAGACAAacatatttcttaaaattaaaataaaaaataaataaataaataaagtgaaaaataaaaaaataaatatatttaaaatttttaaaaaataaaatattaaaaatgttcggaggtggccgagccaccctgAATCGCCggaatgggggtggctcggccaaaTAGCTCGCTCAACTCTCGTTGACGATTCCGGGAACATCGACCATGTTTTTGCCTCTGAGAAAGCCAAGGCACGAGATAATAAGAGTGTTTCCCTACTTTTTACGCTAATCGACTCCTATTGTGGTGATTtctgatttgggtttttttgttgcTGGTTTTGCAGGCTTGGGTTGTGTCCGGTTCGCCGCAATCGACTCTGTGCGCGTTGGGGAACGGATGCGGATGCAGACAGGGCTCGAGCCATGGAAGCCCAAACGGGGCCTTCCCAAGCCTCTTCCCCACCGGCGACCTGGGATCTGCTTTACGCTGCTGCGGGGGAAGTAGCTCGAATGAGGATGAACGAAGATGTGTACGGGCTCAACCATGGCAGAGGTCTCTTGGGTCCTCTGAGAAAGCCCTCTCCAGTCGCTCTTCCTGTGAAAAACAACCCCAACTCTGATGTTGGATTTGTCTCACACCAGTCACTCTCTCACCAGCAGTTGCAAATGCAAGCCACTCAAGTAACCTCTCGTGCACTGTGCTTTAATCAGACCCTCGAAGCTTTTTAATCTTTGTTGATTATTTATTGgacttttttgtgtttttattttagcagTTTCAGCAGCTAAGACAGCAGCAGATGATGAAGCAACAGGGGGACTGGACGATACCAACAGCGCCAGACGACCCAGGAAATGGTCCAAAACAGAGGGAGGAACAGAGAGTACGTCGGAGCCAGAAACAGTCGCCCTCTGGGTTTGTCCCCTTCTGCATAGCCCACTCAGCAAATGGTCGGGCAACCTTCCAGGGCCAGGGTGCCGGCCCACCCtggtttagttttattttttagttttaaatttttagtttttatttatttatttatttttttttttggtaagttttagtattttgtttttattttagtaagaataatttcattattttacgAGCGTTGGGatatattgtcattattttaataatttgaggATTAAATTGtctcaattaataatttgagaaaaagttatcattgaagtgagggctgttaagtgagcgaagcgtctcgcgaatAAGCTTGGGCTCGGCTCGGCTTAtactcgactcgaatattaaatgaaacgcttcatgaacacaaattttggctcgaatattaaacgaagcaagttcGGCTAGattcggctaagctcgtgagtaGCTCATGAGCTAGCTCATATAAGGCTTACCTCACttattaggctcggctcgtatattttttattaagtaacaaataacaatatataatcaacgttactcatttactcaataataacagatatattatatacctttgttttttttttttgttatttatgcatatgtgtgtatatatattatatatatgtattgtatatattaatataaaaacatataagaaatatatataaaataacaaaatatatgatattatcattaatcattttatcatatgatataatcatatagtacaaccgtacaagttattgtgtcatttaatacaaatattataattagatagtttatactttggaaattggaatcgtatatatcacataatcattaatcattatataatcatatggtatatctacataagttattgtgttatttaatcaatacattataattatacactttattcttataaaacatatatgatttatcacatgatcttagatctaagataatattaatattaattgtgagataatatgatcataaaatttaagtatgaatgtacgaccattagatcatatgaatttattacttagagtttgtgtattactattaaattaaatgattaataattaagtaactaatatgtttcttataacttatacattataatcacaatttacggtaagtaaaagcttaacaatttaaatttaaatcatatatcatgaatcgtgataatgagaacatataatataaatatataagttataacaattaacattgacccattacccatataaattagataataatACAACCATATAaccatataagtatataaatatttacatataagatacaatatatattaatattgacattatatacttgacccgtgttaagcattaacattttaacatattaactaaataatactatatgtaatatgacaATAGTGATTACTgtgtgtgtgacataaagcgttttacttttgtgatttaaaaaatatttaatctaaaataataagaaaaaaaatacgcgattaaaaaacacaattttgaaaattgtaattattgaaattaaaataacaaactgaccctaaataatactacataacacaatttttattcttaattcttaaattttgaattttgaattttttattaagtttaataatttaattgaatttgaatttgatatatggaatataagtgtaatcgtagccgtccaaaatattttgataatttaatagccgttggatgatattaatggatgacaGCTATCAAGCATTTNNNNNNNNNNNNNNNNNNNNNNNNNNNNNNNNNNNNNNNNNNNNNNNNNNNNNNNNNNNNNNNNNNNNNNNNNNNNNNNNNNNNNNNNNNNNNNNNNNNNGAATCAAGAAATCATCTGAAAacattctctagtgaaaagctaaatcacatgttgcataatcagaaacattcatttgatagaactggattgggctTTGATAAATCTGTTGTTTCTTCTACTAAtgtttcttctccttcaaagttaatttttgtgaaaccagtttGTAAAGAAGAAAGCTTGACTAAGAAGAAGGAAATGTATCCTCCAGTTTCAAGAGGTGAGAAAGGTAAGAGaattctaactgattcctatgtgTCTCGTTCTACACCGAGACGTGCTCATATgccaaggaaccaaccttctcaaaggttcattcctacatgtcatcactgtggtaagattgggcatattcgccctaattgttttcagttgaataatcatgagtcaaaaagagACTATTTGCATTCTAGGGATAGTCATgaggaattattcaacatgctaaggggtgttatcGCCCAGTTAAATGACTTGGACAAGAGTCGCACTTCTGttcccaaaatgaagaaagtttgggttaagAAAGTTGATATCGTTCACCCGTTAAGGGGGAGTGGTATTGGACTCACCTAGTTTAGGTGGGCACATTGCATGCCTAGGACAgactttgcttatatatatatatttgtgtcctAGTGTCATAGTTTGTtgggtgtttattttgttttgtttaaatttttgttgttgtttgtttttgttgtttgtgttttggttcttttaacatgttctgttttgagttcatttaaaaaaaaaaaaaaattcaaaaagacaaaaatattttaatttggctgtttttttttcttttctttttatttgtcttatgTACCCAGATAGTCCAtgaatttctcatgttgctttcatggatttaattccttgcatcttggaatattctaaatatgcatgagataaacaattgtttcaatggacttgtttttgtggttacctaaagcttaAGCGTATGTGGTACATTTTACCTATGCTTAATTCTTACACACACTTAAGCTtaatttgaggaaattttttaaaagtgaggTATGATAGGTAACTACATGAggtgtttttgactagtcatatttttttttaaattgactatatgctagttgaacctagggcttaaaaattcctgcattctttcttttgtataaaacaccaattgtttaaagacactctctcaaagagaaaaagaatcaaaatagtgaaaaaaaaaaaaaaaaacatgttccttatggaatttaatttcactgtgtcaaacttgtgctattttttcaaaagaggattgtattggatgagagtggctaggccctagtatgataaggtttgacttttgattgaatttacttgtcaaaacctcgtgttggtgaaactttctcctcttttgtAAACTGgtattttttctctcattaaatggcttacacacacaacacacaagcaaTGGTTGAATGGATCattttttcttggcttgggttaaacaatatgagtttcttgtcgtttctagtctcatgtatattttgcatatttggagtatgtttgggatattcattgctaaaatacatgagttgttgatgtgtgtatcatgtgtgttcatttgacttttgagggggagaaattttttttaagtttcttgttgattattaagtcttatattgagggggagtttctgTTATTCATGATCTTGTTGTCTTCTTCATGCGTTTTCCTATATGTGATCATGAAGtgtttgattattgtttttcctgttccacatatgccttgatgtttttgtgttgagtgtttcaggaaacatgataccttttgtcaatttgtgacaaaaagggggagtataAAAATTGGGGAGATGATGGTGACTCGTCCGATTgattttgtcaccgaattgccaaagggggagtttgtaagttcttgttggcttaattcggtaagcaaaatggtgaccaaaagtgccaagattcatcatccattcaattaccGTTCGAACGAGAAGAAGTGCCGTTCGGATGCTCGAAGAATTCTATTTTTctcgagagcctcgtctgcaatctcgtttgcaatcccatccggacgagctcgataaataggaattcccgagagcctcgtctgcagtctcgtctgaaTCCTGTCCGgacgacttttactaaaaaggccatatcttgagtttcaagcctctgattggagcaatctttgcggcgttggaaagctaactcaaggatatacaaagtcatgtttcacaaggtttagctaattccaatgtttactgggtcaaaacgggcgataaagagaagactacgaagctgggcggaatggctcgtgtgcaatctcgtccggacgagattgcagacggccATGGGTTAAAAACACTTTCTGGCTGTGTTTTTTTGTCCCGTCCGGACGGCACATGTTCCCGTCCGGACGCCGCGtacctgtaacagttttaaatgaatataaactctttcctaggtctagggatgatggggctattataaatacacctctatagaaagagagaggtacgaatttctgcatctagaattcgCTTTTGTGTACTAAGAGGGTagagtctgttctctctcttagagtgatcgtttgtgtttacttgttgattgttgatgcgaagtcaaccggagttccggtgaagggagatcacgtagaaggattgtgccagctgtctctggcaagggctactgcggtagaaggcaagtgggtcgcttgtcttatacaagatcgtgtcaattgcaaaggttttgtaagtgtgaacgtcttgtaatcctttattcttttactgagttagttgatttcctgggtttggctgccccggagaggttttacaattagagagttctctaattggtttcctct
Coding sequences within it:
- the LOC132171188 gene encoding uncharacterized protein LOC132171188 isoform X1; translation: MFLPLRKPRLGLCPVRRNRLCARWGTDADADRARAMEAQTGPSQASSPPATWDLLYAAAGEVARMRMNEDVYGLNHGRGLLGPLRKPSPVALPVKNNPNSDVGFVSHQSLSHQQLQMQATQQFQQLRQQQMMKQQGDWTIPTAPDDPGNGPKQREEQRVRRSQKQSPSGFVPFCIAHSANGRATFQGQGAGPPWFSFIF
- the LOC132171188 gene encoding uncharacterized protein LOC132171188 isoform X2 encodes the protein MFLPLRKPRLGLCPVRRNRLCARWGTDADADRARAMEAQTGPSQASSPPATWDLLYAAAGEVARMRMNEDVYGLNHGRGLLGPLRKPSPVALPVKNNPNSDVGFVSHQSLSHQQLQMQATQFQQLRQQQMMKQQGDWTIPTAPDDPGNGPKQREEQRVRRSQKQSPSGFVPFCIAHSANGRATFQGQGAGPPWFSFIF